One bacterium genomic window, GCCGGGCTCGTCTCGCCCGATCTCACCGCCGTGGGAAGCTTTTTCCGCGAATTCGGCCAGGTGTCCGACGCCGAGGTCGTCGCGCTTCTCGGCGCGGCGAACGCATAGAATTTCGAGTTTCGGTTTGTGGAATCGCAATTCAACACAAAGCATGCCCTGAGCGAAGCCGAAGGGGCACGAAGGGCACAAAGAACACGAAAAGGATTGGAATTGGTCGTGCGCCAAGGCTTAGCGTTGTAGGAGCACCCTTCCAGGGCGCGATTGTCATGCCAATTGGAACCGCGACCCCACCCGGAGCCGGGGGCAAGGGACGGAGGCAACGATGTCCGAAGAATTTCACAACGTCGAAATACCGGCCGGGTCCGTTTCACTGCCCGGCGAATTGGCTTTGCCCGATGGAGCGCGCGCGATCGTCGCGTTCGCGCACGGCAGCGGATCGAGCCGCCATTCGCCGCGCAACAAATTTGTCGCGGCGCGCCTGCGCGAGGAGTCGATCGGAACCCTGCTCTTCGATCTCCTGAGCGAGACGGAGGACCTTGAGCGCGAGGCCCGCTTCGACATCGATCGGCTGACCGAACGCCTCGCCGCCGCGACCGCGTGGCTGCGCGAGGACGAACGCACGCGCACGCTCGCGGTGGGGTGCCTTGGCGCCAGCACCGGAGCGGCCGCCGCGCTGCAGGTCGCCGCGCGCGAGGAGGTGTTCGCCGTCGTTTCGCGCGGCGGGCGGCCCGATCTGGCGCACGCGGACGCCCTCGCGAAGGTGACGGCACCGACGCGGCTCATCGTCGGCGAACTCGACACGGCGGTCATCGGCATGAACCGCACCGCGTTCGAGCGCATGGCGTCCGCGCGCGACAAGGATATCGTGATCGTTCCCGGCGCGACGCACCTGTTCGAGGAGCCCGGTACGCTCAAGGAGGCCGCGCGCCTGGCGGCGGAATGGTTCGCGCGTCACGCGGGGTAACGGCGAGGCGAGGATTGCGGATTGCGTGATCGCGCCATTGAGTGATCGCGCCCTGGAAGGGCGCTCCTACAGCGCCACGCGTTGATGCACGACCCCTTCCAATCCGCTTTGTGTTTTTTTTTGTGCTCTTCGTGCATTTGTATTGAATTGCGATTCGGCGATTC contains:
- a CDS encoding dienelactone hydrolase family protein, which translates into the protein MSEEFHNVEIPAGSVSLPGELALPDGARAIVAFAHGSGSSRHSPRNKFVAARLREESIGTLLFDLLSETEDLEREARFDIDRLTERLAAATAWLREDERTRTLAVGCLGASTGAAAALQVAAREEVFAVVSRGGRPDLAHADALAKVTAPTRLIVGELDTAVIGMNRTAFERMASARDKDIVIVPGATHLFEEPGTLKEAARLAAEWFARHAG